In the Stakelama saccharophila genome, TGATGCGATCGGGCGTCGACGCGCTGGTGGTCGAGGGCAACGAGGCAGGCGGCCATATCGGCCCGGTATCGACCTCGGTGCTGGCGCAGGAAATCCTGCCGGAGGTGGCGGGCGACATTCCCGTCTTCGTCGCCGGCGGCATCGGGCGAGGAGAAGCGATCGCCGGCTATCTCGAAATGGGCGCGGCAGGCGTGCAGCTCGGCACGCGCTTCGTCTGCGCGGCCGAGAGCATCGCCCACGCCAATTTCAAGAAGGCGTTCATCCGCGCCTCTGCCCGCGATGCGGTGGCGAGCGTCCAGATCGATTCGCGCTTGCCCGTCATTCCCGTCCGTGCGCTCAAGAACGCGGGCGCCGAGCTGTTCACGAAAAAGCAGCGCGAGGTGGCGCAGGCGCTCGACGAGGGCACCGTCGAGATGGCCGAGGCGCAGCTCCAGATCGAACATTACTGGGCCGGTGCGCTCAGGCGCGCGGTAATCGACGGCGATGTCGAGCACGGATCGGTCATGGCAGGACAATCCGTCGGCATGGTCAAGACCGAAGAACCGGTCGCGGACATCATCGCCGCGCTGATGGCCGAAGCGGCCTCCGCATTGGAAAAAAGGCAGGGCTGACCGCGAGCGGGACCTTTTCCGGCCGGGACCACGTTATGCGTTTCGCCCCCGATCCTCGGGGCGTCGCATCGTCCTGAGGTAACTGTCTTTGTCGCAAAGCCTGATCGTCGCCTGCGCCATCGTCGTCGCTCTCGCCGTCGGCCTGTTGCTCACGTTCACCAAATTCGCCCGGTCCGAATCCTGGATCGCCACCGTCACGCCGCTTGCCTCCATCATCGGCAGCGGCTTCCTGATCTGCGGACCGCTGCTCGCGCGCGAATTCGGCCTTTTCGCGGCGCCGGCAATGGCCATATTGCTGCTGCTCGCCTACGCCGCCGGCTGGGTGATCCGGTACAATATCGTCCATGTCGAACCGCATCTGACGGAAGCTCACACGCACGATCCGGTGCAATGGACCGCACGGATCGCCAAGGGCATGCTCGCCGTCGCCTATGCCATTTCGGTCGCATATTACCTGAAGCTGCTGGCGGTATTCGGGCTGCGGCCGCTGGGCCAGGACGACAATGTATTCCTGACGAACCTCATCGTGACCGCCATCATCGTGGCGCTCGGCCTGCTGGCCTTCACCGGCGGATTGCGCCGGGTCGAGCGGGTGGCCCATGCCAGCGTCTCGGTAAAGCTGGGGCTGATCGCGGGGATGCTGGCCGCGCTCGCGCTCGACTGGGTCGCCGGCGGCGGGGTCGCCCGGCCGCTGCCGCCCGTCTTGTTGTCGCCGGCCAGTATCCTGATGCTGCTCGGCCTGTTGATCACCGTCCAGGGCTTCGAGACCTCGCGCTATATGGGCGATAGCTACGATGCGGAGACCCGTGTCCGCACGATGCGCAACGCCCAGCTCATCGCGTCGGCCATCTATCTGCTGTTCATCCTCCTGCTGAC is a window encoding:
- a CDS encoding NAD(P)H-dependent flavin oxidoreductase — translated: MTNTTTVGEERLARRMARGREFLGTDVAILGGAMSWVSERNLVAAISNAGGFGVIACGAMTPDLLDAEIAGTKERTSKPFGVNLITMHPQLFDLIEVCKRHGVGHVVLAGGLPPKGSIEAIKSTGAKLICFAPALIMAKRLMRSGVDALVVEGNEAGGHIGPVSTSVLAQEILPEVAGDIPVFVAGGIGRGEAIAGYLEMGAAGVQLGTRFVCAAESIAHANFKKAFIRASARDAVASVQIDSRLPVIPVRALKNAGAELFTKKQREVAQALDEGTVEMAEAQLQIEHYWAGALRRAVIDGDVEHGSVMAGQSVGMVKTEEPVADIIAALMAEAASALEKRQG